From the genome of Bos javanicus breed banteng chromosome 20, ARS-OSU_banteng_1.0, whole genome shotgun sequence:
CCTTTGGGCAAAGCAGCAACCTGGTAAGCAGCTCTTGCAGGAAAACTACTCTGAaaatattgtttgtagacatCATTGACAGTACTGAAGTCATTTATGTCAGCCAGCAAAACAGTTGCTTTTACCACATTCGTGAAGTCATAGCCTGCTGCTTTCAGAATTTCACCTATGTTTGTAAGAGCCTGTTTAGCCTCTTCTGCCACCCCTCCTGGCACAAGCTGTCCACTTGCAGGGTCCATGCCTAGCTGTGCTGAAATGTAAATGGTCCTGTCGACTAACACAGCCTGACTGTAGGGACCAGTGGCCGCGGGGGCTTTCGTGGTGCTGATTATCTTTCTGACCAAAGACAACATGGTTAACCCTTCCCCCTTGCTGCCCCTCGGAAACAACTACACAGAACTCGGTTCTCGCTCGCTCTTCACCTCCCCCTTTTCTTTAATAACCTTGCTGTGGTCTttgtaagtatatatttattCTCAAGATGGGTCAGAAACAGGTATTACACTGCTTTCCCTTTagtatttaatttgaaaatgttttcatttccttttcactgTCGAGCTAAACTTTGGTTTTAATGATGTCTAATACCCTGAAGAATGCCGCAGCATCAGCATGGTTGTGTATTTTCAGATTCCTCACCCATTCATGAAGTCCATTTTGTTAAGCCAGGGTTGAGACCAGCAGTGTTCTCCATATCCTGTCTTCCTTttattctaatggcagaaaaatcAAGACTACTTTGCTACTTAGTGGTCTTGTAGACATTTGATGACTATTTTCAGATCTTGGCTTATAAGTAAATATAGCTATTCTGAATAGAACATGTAGATGTCACCTTAACAGAATACTGCTGAAACAAGTTTGGGAAGCTTTGCCACATTACTGAAATCTTAAGTGACAGAAAAAGATTATgaattctgtttttatatatgtttaatattcTTAACCATATGGAAAttagtttttgctttgtttttgaaagTAATGCTTTTATTGAAAATTATTATTGGAAATCAAGTCAGTCTTTGCTGAGCCCTGGGTACTTgtgattttgatattttgcaagtgttaaaaataaaatgtagtaatAATGTGCCTTACATGGAGAGGGAAGAAAATTCCTGCTTTTTGATCTGTGTCTCATCAGATGcagcttattattttcttttataattatatgCTATTTTAAAAGTGGTTTGTGGCTGTTTGTGTTTACAGGATCGCCCCAGGACTTTTGACATGCACTCATTGGAGAGTTCACTCATTGACATAATGAGAGCTGAAAATGATTCAATTAAAGGTAATTTTCCAAATATAACTGTTTGATTTTAGTAAATAGTGTAAAATGTGTATTATTATCGGAGTAACTTGATGAGCAATATGGCGAATATTATAGGTTCACATTTTGTATCCAGttccatctattttatacatgtatcTCATTGTGTTCAAAAATCAAACTTACTTGATAGACATCCACTGTAAGCCCTTTACAGTACCAATTAAGGGAACTACAAGAGTACTGATTGCTAAGGGAGGGCAGTTAACTGGAAAGATGGGAACCatacttctcatttttttttaatctttcaggcAAAACCTGCTTAGTATTGCTCACCTGTATGTCTGCTCACCAATGACAATAATCATACACTAGGAAGAGTTCAAATGTTGATAGAGCTTTCAGCCtagtttcacattttttttaaattgctaacaGTTTCAAAGTTAAAATGAAGCTTTGTAGTTCTTgaaatcctttttatatattatgttaaaAAAGTCATGCTATTCCCACTTGGATTCTGGTATAAATTCTTGTACTGAATAAGATATTGCAGTTTGACtaggcctcaatttcttcatttttaataaagtacTTAGAACCACTCTTATAATAAGGGACTTAATAATGGGGAACTTGAAAAACACAGATGCCTGGGCCCCATTCCAGGTGTGGGGTGaagcttatgattttttttaatatctcaggtgatgttcatgtgtagccAGAGATGAGAATGACCAGATTAGGTGTTCTTTAAGGGCCATTCTATCTCTGATGTTATGAAAACTACcccacaaaataaatatttttctgcaaaAAATCTCGTTTTACTATACTGCAgagttttcctgtttgtttttaaaaacatttgggttgtttggtATATTTGGTCCTGTCACTTaagttgttcattcattcactgtttaTGAGCCTGCTTTTTGCCAAGACAGCTTTGTACTGGGATCAAAGGTGGCAAGGAGCCTATATGACTTTAAGTGGTAACTATCTTGGCctagttttctttgtgtttggttTACCATATTACTGATGCAGTAAAACTGTTTTTCAGCAGACCTATAacagaaaattttttaatgaggattttttttaagtctggaaAGATGAAAACTAATATGTGAAAAAATATGTATCTCTCTGATGAACAAAGTTTGAAATAGGATTATTTTGAATGTCTTTACTGAATTCCTCATGGACTTCTGATGGCTTCTAATGGGGTTGTATACTTTGTTTCTGAGGAAAGATGGTCTTTCAGaattggctttttattttgtcaCTTCTTAGCGCTCTGACTTTGGCTAGTCTTTCAGCCTCTTTGACCCTTTGTTCTCCCAACAGAAAAATGAAGCACCAGAAAAACTGCACACTTTGAAGTAGCTAAAGGAGAAATAGGAATATAGTTTGTGGATTGTACAGTCTCACTTTCCTGGTTTTGTAGTATAGTTACATAAGACGTTCCCAATTGGGGACACTGAATAAAGGGTACACAGAATCTCTCTGTACTACTGTTTGTAACTTGCTGTGAATCTGTGGTTGTTTCCTTAATTGATTTATATTGATTTAATCAGCAACTTCTTTTAAGAGCCTCTTCTCTTATGTAGTAGATACTAGGGATAATAATTAGAACTCATTTTCATGATAAGTGCCTGTGTCTTTTATCAGAGAAAACCGTTTACAAATGGCAGCAGTCATAAACCCTTTATTATGTCATGCTTCT
Proteins encoded in this window:
- the LOC133233439 gene encoding 2-iminobutanoate/2-iminopropanoate deaminase-like, with amino-acid sequence MLSLVRKIISTTKAPAATGPYSQAVLVDRTIYISAQLGMDPASGQLVPGGVAEEAKQALTNIGEILKAAGYDFTNVVKATVLLADINDFSTVNDVYKQYFQSSFPARAAYQVAALPKGGCVETEAIAVQGPLTTASL